CTACGGAACAGAGCTCTCTCCATCTGCCTCCAGCCAAGCTGCTCTACGAGTCAAAGGGCAGATTTGGCAGGAATGTCAGGACCTGCATCACTTCTGATCCAGGGAATGATTTTTCTGCGTAGCCCTCCTCAACTTTTTTGGTCCCATCACCTTTGCACAAATGGGACTGAGATGTAGTTATCCttggctgccccagcagcttTCACGTTCTGCCTTCTACTCCACAGCCCTTTCCTCTTCTGACAGCTTCAGAGAAcgctttttccctttttccttccaacaGGCAAGTAGGTCACTGTCACTTTGCACGTCGATTCTGTAACCTGCCTGTCAGTACAACAATTTTGGGAAAAGTGCCCAAAGGTTGATGCTGTCTGGGCTGGGTCTGCTAGCTGTGGGAGTCTGGAGGAGATGCTTATGGTCAGGTTTTTCACCCTCCCTTTTTTCTCTGAGCCCTTCTTTATGGAACTAAAATGTAATTAGAGAGCTCAGAAAATACTCAAAATGGTGTTGAAGCTGAGTTAAATATACCAGTGATGAGGAAATCATAGCAAGGTAGGGTGTGAATTGGAAGCGTGCCTTGTATGTGAGATCTTCGAGTTGCTCAAAGGTTTCATTCAGCTCCTCTCTAACTGGGAGTGGGTGTGTGGGGGCTGGTGGGCGTGAATACTCATTATTTCCCTCAAGGTGGAACAGAAAGATAAGGTCGTTTTAAATATGTTTCGTAGGGCTAATGGGTGAATCTACCTGATGATTATATCCTCCTCCCAAAACTTCGCACGGGGCTGAGTAATGTCATCTGGCTGTTGCTTGGTTACTGGCACACAAAGACCCTTTTTTTGGACTAAAATGCACTTTAAGTAAAAACAGAAGGACCTGAGAGAAATCATTTGGGATATAAACCTGGTGATAAActggattaaaataattttccgTTAGAATGGTGGCTTCTTgttaatatttcagtgtttgctttatgcaaaggagggaagggcaggagcaATTGAGTATTTTTGTGATCGTTTACTTCTTTGTCTCAGTTTGGATTTTCCAGAATTGTAAATCTAAATGATGTGAAGGTGGATCAGAAATAGCAATTCAATATACTCAAGTCATTGCAGTCACCCCAGAGGCGGTAAGCTGTGCAttttcctgcaggagctgggcagcacgGCCTCCAGCTGTGCTAACACACTTCGAGGAGGGTGGAAGAGCCTCCTTGAGGGTAGAAACCAAGGTCAATGTTAGTAGGAAGGTGAAAAGTTTTGCCAACTACTGCACTGTGTGAAGGGGTACTCCTAGTAGTTACATTAGGGATAAGGAGCtcaactgctttgttttattatgCAGGTTCATCGTAAAAAAGAATCtgagttttacatttttttttcagcaagctGCAAGCTTCTCTGGTTGCTGTCGGTACTTGCATTGAAGTATTTATTGTGTTTGCTTTGGGTACTTGAACggattttttccccaattaaAAGCTTAATAATAGGAGAGCCATTAATCAGTACAGCTCGGTGCTGTAGAGCACGTTGGAAGAAGACACAGCCACTCGTAGAGATGCCAAATCAGGTCATTGTTTTTCCAAAAGGTTCCTGGTTCTGAAGCGTGCTTCAGTACGCTTTTACACGTTGTAGACTAATTCTCCTCTGGGGCTTGGGGatggctgttttccttttgttcctgtaatcctataataataataatatgtgtCATTTGCTCTGAGGTCCTGCTCTGGCCAGCTACTGAGGTTGTTCATGCCCTTAGTGTGAAGTACGCTGCAGTAACAGCTTCTAGAGGTGCCATAGCTTTAGGAATTCATGTCATTTCAGTGAGGGATGTCTTCAAGACAAGAAGCTCATCAGTTGAGACTGCGGTAAATTGTGTTAGTAGTACATCAGTCCATATAACTTTTACCTAGACCTAATTAGACAAGGagttgtttttcctattttcttaaTGCAAATCATCGCACGCTTCGTGCTATCTAGTAGGAACGTAGAGTACAAATGAAAATTGTGAAATCTGTAGATGTTTGAAACTGATACTGTTGGCCAGATTGTCAgctaaaaatatgttatttgcTTAAAGTTTACTGGCtaaacttttgtttaaatacgTGCAGGAGAAGTTGGGTGGGATCTACGTTGCACTACACAGTCCGTGCTGTAACCCAGTTTTCAGCGAAATGATATTGTGAACTATGTTGTACGAGTCTATGTCTATTACATACTCTTCATCTAGCGATTCATTTTGAATCTCCCTTCGATTGATTGATTGTCCCAGAGGGATTTTCAGCAGATGAAGTGGTGATTCAGTGAGCATTACTCATGCAGCAAATACTTCTTGCAGCACTGCTCGCACGTTTCCCCAGGACCAGTCATGCTCACGTACCCCTCCGAACTCCCTGCAGCTCGGGGCAAAGCTGCTCTAGGTGTGCTCCAAAGCGGTGTACAATCTCCAGTTTTAGATGGTTTCTTCTCCTACATGGGTTTGAGAGCTGAGCACCTGCAGAGCTGGACTTGTGGATCCCAGAGAGCCCTGACAGTCCCGGTGACACGGGGACAGCTGCGCCGTGCCTCGTCGTGATGCACAGTACGCAATTCTGTGCTGCTGGTTATTGAGTACTGCACACAGACAGATGTGCACGCAGAGAGGCGCGCACAGCTAAttgggagctgctgggccaTATGGCGTGTGAAGGCAGCGTTGCAGCCCCGTAACGAGAGCCTCCTGTCAGCAGCCATGTCCACAGGCAGCAAGTGCTGCTCCCGGGAAGTCGTTTCAGAGAGCCCAGCTTTCCTTTTGGGAACCACAAAAAGGTGCTGGTGGGAGCTCGGAGAGCGCtcctgagctgcctgcaggtgTTGTGGGTCCAGGAAAGATGCGGCTGGCTCTGTTATGTGTCTACTGGTATTTCTTGGCCTTGTGCCTTGTGCTGCGGCGAGGGATCAGCCTGTAGTGCTGAGGATGCCCATCACGCCCAGCCAAGGTTTCCAGCATGATGTGCCAGCATGAGTAATTGTTCTACTTTGCATCAAGGTAGTCCGCAACTtagcagagctgaaaacaagTTCAAAGTGCCACTTATTTTTGGCTGCGTGATATTTTAACAGACTTGAGGCATCGGGAGATTTCTCGTGCTGCAGACAGCCTGAGACCCGGGGACTGCTCCAAGACGATCTGTTTATAAGTAGTTACTTCAGAAACACTTGAGTGTGCTACTCAGCTATCCAAAGTGTTGTCAGAGGATTGAAGTTGGCTGATGCACAACAtcttatttaaagcaaagaagGCATCAGCTATCCAGCACTGGTTTCTTTGCACACTTAATGTGTGCAGGCATGGAGGCGGGTGTGCGTGCGGCTAAGACATTAGCCCTGATATTACCTTCAGCAGATGCTGCATcacaccagcagctgctcctttcTCCAAAGAAGTGCAGGTCGCCCATCTCCTGGGCATCTCAGGAGGAAAGGGGCTcgtgcagccctgctccctggtgGCACGCAGCCCTCACGGCCGTCCTCGCTGCGCGTGGGGTCCTGGTGCCGAGGTGTCAGGCATCTCGGGGTGATCTCCTGGAACGGGTGCTTGTAGCTCGTGctgtctgcttctgtttcagccAAAGCACACATCTGTGCCTCTTGAGGGGAGCTGTTTATGGTGGTTTTTTCCCTAACGTGTGTTTATAGGTTTGATTCCTTGTCTGCGGTGGTTTTGGCCTTTAGCTGTGCTTCGCACTTCTTGGAGATTTGGAGCACTTTGCAGATAGTTTGTGGATGTCTCTGTGATGCACTTTGCTAATTGGAAAACAAACTTGTGGACAGCATTTCTGATGGGGCATAATTCTTCTCTGAGCCTTTTATTTGGGACCGTAGCCATGAGATAACCTGACTCTTTCTGGCAGAAAGCACCCACcagcagaaaagcaaggcaCTGCAGAGGAAATGTTCAAAGCTGCTGCGATGTTGGTGTAGAAGTAGGCAACATTATCTTGTGGGTTCATTTAAGCTTTGACAGTTTGTTCCCATTTTAATTATTGTGCTATATACAGTTTCAGGGTGGGTTACTGCACGCCAGTGCAGGGGaaggcagctccctgcctgtcTTTAAGAAGAGCTTCACTCTAGCAGTGACCGCTCGCCGCTTTTCACAACTTCCTAGCACTGACATTCCAAAGCCATAGCGCGTATCGTGGTACTCACCTTCTTTCTGCTCttaacaaaaaagtgaaaaaacaaagttaaagcCCTTGAACAACAACCAGTCATTATTTCCAAGCAGTGCAAGCTGTCGCCGTCCGTACCCTTGGTGTAACAGGGCTCTCTGCTCAAGGCGGGGTACCAGAGCGCTCAGCATCTCTTGGAAGGGCTTTGCATGCCAGCGAGCCTGGAGCTGTGCTCCCGGACCTGCTGCGATGCACAGAGCAGGATTGTGCCTCCCTGTGCTCCTGTGGGTCGTGGCTGCAGGCTTTGGGCTCCTCCTAACACATTCATGGCTTGGTGTGCGAAGGATTTGTGTGGTCCGTGGCCCATACTGTGTTCAAGGCCCTCTTTGTCtcctgtttgctgttttttaattttctttttttttttttaaacaacaacaaaaaaattttgTTAacctttttaatgttaaagGTAAAACACCAGAAGCTGGTACTTTTCCGCAGGTGCAGAGGCTGTGTTAACAGTCCTGTAGGTGTTCTGCGGAGGGCTGTCCATGTCGCTGTGTTCCCTCTGAACCACTTTCAGAAACGAGGGACTTGGATTATGAAACTTTAATTCTCTAGGCTGTGACAGACGACAAAAAGGCAGTGACCGATCTTGCTCAATTATGCACCGGAGCTGAAACACGTGCAGGCTctggaggagagctgcagccaTTGGCTTGAGTAGGTGGGATGGAAACGACACCGCACTGGTGCTACCCTGTGAATTCACCGCCACCACGGTCCTCATTTAGTCCCTCTCTGGCTCTCCCGTGGTAATtctgcctctgcttccctctAGGAGGACTTCCGAAATAAAGTTGAAGATTACATTAAGCGCTACGCGAGATGATGAAGGGGGATGGATGGCAGGACCACGGTTTCCATGCTGCAGAGTTGTCCTTAACTTCAACAACACCAACAAGAAAACCAGCCCGGATTGTACTAGTCCTGTGTCCATGTTGTACCGAAGAAGAAAACTAACTTCATAACTTGTCCATGTTAAAAGGAGAGTTCAGCATAAATACAGCAAGAAATTGTGTatgttggttaaaaaaaaaaaaaagttgtttgcttactttaaaatgtttactcCTCTGAACTGTACTGTATATCCTGTTGATGAGATATGCTTGAGAAGTTACAAGAAATCACTATTGAAATTGTAattacacacttttttttaactcttgcCTagtttgggggggaaaaaaaaaaaagaaagaaggtggTGTGTTTTTGGAACACTTCGAGTTGGCAATAAAATGGTCTCCTGTGAACCAAATCACAATACTGTTGCCTTTGATGAGCAAAAACAATGGGAGCTTTTTCCAAGAGTCAGTGAAGTCAGGCTGAGAGCTTGCCTGAGTGCAAGCCCTAAACAAAACTCTAGCTCTGGTATTGAAATTCTGATTATATTTAATGTAAGTCCATCTTTGTCACAAGTTTGggatttttatgttatttccGGCTCCTGTTTGGGCTAcggtatttttttttgtttgtttgtttgtattcatTGTGTGAAGTAGTTAAAAGAAATATAGGCTAATCCGTAACTTAAGTAAATGTGTAGTATtagtaaaattatatatatattatatatatatttctgtgaaaatgtaacaaaagggagattttttgtttaagaaatctGCCTTTGGCTTTCAGATCTGGATGTGGTGAGGGCACATCAGGCGCTGTTGGATCTGATGAAAGTAAATTCAGGCACCATTATCTCGAGAGCACCTGATTGCGTCCCTCAACCTCCTGCACCCAAAGGGAGTGACTAATAACGCATCTAAGAGTAATACCGCACTGCACCCTCTCTTAAACACTCCTGTGCGCCTGGCTTTTTTTGGTAACTTGGAAGGGTATTATGCTGTAATTGCCTTTTCTGTAAGTAGCTGTACATCCCACACCTGGTCAGAGGATGCGGAAGCAGAGCTCCTCCCGAGAAGAGTAGCACGAACCTCAGGAATCACTTTGGAGTCCAGGCCGAGGGAATTTGGCGTTCCCGTGCTGCTGTCTGCGGTGCCCCGAGCTCCCACCACAGAGcgaaatgcttttataaatagaTGAACCATAGAAATAAATGTTCGTGTGGTTTCCTACGGAGCAAACGTGTGTTGTGTAGCGCCCAGGCACTGCCTGATTGTTATCCCCGTGAACGGCTCCCACAGAGAGGTTGGGAAGCACATCGCAGCATTGCATTTTTGCTCACAAAGGCAGAAGGGTTCTGTCGAAAACACCAATTTCCTTTACTGAAGGTGCTCCTTGTACCCTCGTACCGCTGTTACCTTCCCTCCTATAGCACAAGGGGAGAAACTCCACGCTCTTTGGGCTCTCACCCTTGTTCCTGCAGGGATGGGAATGTACACGGGGTGCTGAGCCGTCCTGCAGCTTTGGAGCCCTCAGAGACCCCAAAGACCAGTGTCCTGCACTGGGGCAGGTTTGGGGTGCAAGCAGCCTGTgagagcagggggctggagctACAGGCGTGGAAGCAAGGGGGCTGCACTGATCCAGGGGTGAAACCCCTCTGTGGGGCAAGGGCTTGCCCTGGGGGCAGCAGTGGGACCTCGGGGAGACATCGGGGGCTGCTCTTGCCCTGCACTCAGTGCACgttccctccccagcagcctccctgcttcAGTCCTCTTTGCACAGAGCTGGGTGCAATCCCCCCGGCTCCTCCTCAGCCTCTGACTCTCCCCcaatccctccctcccctgggcCCAGCTTGGTGTGAAGCTCCCGGGACCCCAAAGGAGACCCAACCCCAGCCCATGGGCAGCAGGTTCCAGATGGCCCTGATCCGTGTAGATCCATGTGGCTTCATGCAGGGGATGAGCGCTAAGGGTTCACATCAAAGGCTGGCACCTGCtttacttctgtatttatttatttatttattaagaaaagcaTCCAATTCCTGTTCCTTGTCAGCCCTGCGGCACTGCCAAGGCCACCAGTGCCACCACCGGCGTCACCTCCCAGCATGGGGCAGTGACCGTCCCCGCTGGGCAGAGCCCGTCCAtgggtgggctgggggagaaggtgcCTTTCCTGGCGTTAAAAAGGGTAAACcaagaaaaaaggataaaaggaagaaaagcgAAGGTTTCATCACCCAGCTTGCACCCTGACCTGCCATCCTCGTGGTCATGGCATGTCCCAGTGCTGCGCCGGCACCGCTGGCAGGACTCCAGtccccccatttttttccttattttcccaaattttcctttttttttttccccagtggaagctgtggggtgctgggagggaagcagggaaagGCCGAGCgttgctgcagcactgccctggTACCCGGCGAGCAGCATCCTCACCGCCACCAGCATCCCGTGCCGTCCGGTGACCGGATCGTTAACGATTGATTTAATTGGGAACCGCCGCCTGGGGAGGGGACCGGCGGGGATGCCGCGGGGCCTCGGCACCCCTGGGACGCTCCTCGGTCGTGCTGTGCCCAAAACCCATCCTTAGACAATGCCCTCGCTGCGTTTGCTCCTCCACACCACCAGCGCTGTCATCAGCAGGGTGACGAGGACGGGCACCAGGATGAAGGGGCAGAGGACGCCGTTGGGGGGGTCGTGCAGCGCCCGGCCGGACggggagcagttcctgaagtaGTGGCTGTGCACGGCGACGAAGAACTCATCCACCAGCCGGTTGGGCCAGTAGCAGGTGAGGTTCTCGGCCACAGCCGCTGTGCAGTTGGTCAGCTCCCCGTAGGTGCTGCAACACAGACAGGGGCACCGCGGTGGCACCGGGCGCCCCGTGACAGCGATGCAGCTAGGTGCCAGAAAGCAGGCTTCGTGCTACGGGGCGCTGCGGGTGCATCGGTGAGACTGCAGGTAGCCAGGTATAAAAATctaagctttttctttattcccaTCTGGTTTTGCCTCTTTGAGCCCGCTTTTAAGTGCTGGTGCTGTCtaaagcaggaggaaggagatgaCTGGGATATACTTATTTAGATACAATAACGCGCCCGTATTGGTGTTATTAGAAACTGCAGGGGGTCTGACCCAGTTAACGCTCTGACACcttgaacaaagcaaaaaacttCACGAAAAGCATCTCATCCTTCCAGCCCGGCTGCCTGGAAGGAAAGGTGTTTCCACGAGGTTCAAATAACACCcgcttttaaaatgtctgtatgTGTAAAAACAGATATACAAATATGTACAGATGcatttctcccccatcccaacTACTCACGCCTAATCCTAGAACAAcagagctaaaaataataataaaaaaaaaaacaactatttgaTTAAAAACCTGCCTCTGGGGAAGAAATAGTTCATAGGCAacttcccagctgctggcagcagcctctgcatcTTAGGAGCCAAAGCATTTTCAGAGACCACAAGGAAAGAGTTAGTGGAgaaccaaattaaaatatatatatatatatttatatatatatttttatatatatatatattttttttttttcatttcttccacatTGTCTCCTAGACCCTTGGCCATCCATGGCCACAGGCTGACAGCCACCAACTGAGTCCAGCCGTGCTGTTCggggagctgctcctgcaagTCCCGGCCACGTGGCAGGGACCTTCTCGCTAGGGGTGCACTACCAGCTACCAGCTCGGGACACCGCATGCTCGCTGGGATGAACTACAGCACACAAAATCCCTCCGGCAGTGCAGGTGTGTGCCTTCCCACACCAGTCCTTAATCGGGGCTGATCACAGGCCACGGACAGGTTCTCCAAGGGAAAAAAGGTCTCCCTTGTAGCTCGTGGCATTTAGTGGGGGTGCGGATGAGTAAGTAACCACCCTCACGGCTGTCAGAAGGGATGCCGAGCCCACGCAAGAGCAGCACTGTTGATGCCTGGGGGCACAGCGTGCTTGACCCACGCTGGTCACTGAAGCCAGCAACAAGCGCcactgggagcagagctgccagcacgGGTGCTCTGCATTCCCCTTGCTACCCATGTTCCTCCCCCTGGCTGATATCCCACCACCATTTCCCCACCACCACATCCCCACCACCATGTCCCCACCTCCTCGCTCTgctcaccagccccagcccacgCTGGGCAAAGCCAGCTCAAGCTCCAGGAAGGGCAGGAAATATCGAGGTATTCCCTGTGTCCAGAGAGAggtgggggctctgggggcttCCATTTGTCCTGGAAAATACagcttgatttattttcaaatatatatataattatatttctgCACTCTGCCCCAGGGAGGTAATCGAGGGATGATTTATGATTATAGGGGATCCAGATGCCAATGCCACTGCAAATCCTGAGCGATGCCCCCTGCCCGCAGCGCTGACACTGGAGCAAGATGTGTGGCACCACGAGGGCACATCCCGAAGACCCCGGGAGCTGAGCAGAACCCTCGGGGTGTATTCTTAGCGGGGCAGGGTCGGGTGACAGCCTGGTGCCCTGGCCAGGACTGACGGACGCAGCTGTGGCAATAGAAAGCAGAGGAGTGACGGTGGCTTTGCCATCGGCCCCCTCCCGGGGACCCCAAGTGGGGTGGATTTGGGGTCCTGCAGGTACAACCCAAAAAGAAGGCACTGCCTAATGGGAGAAGGGGATGAGGACAGCGACAGCACCCAAGGGAACAGCTCTGTCCTCTGTGCCCTCCCCTCCGGTGTTTGTGGACATgggtgagccccccccccccccgagcctcctctcccccagcctcccctcagagggaagatgctccagggCACgcatccccagcccagcagtaGCTGATGTCTGCCTCACAGGTGTATCACCCCTAAATGCCACACATGGGAAATCACAGCTCCAACCCCAGCACCAGGGGGACCTGTTAGGTAGAGACAAAAACCTTCACACATTTCTCCTTCAGCTCTCCATCTCAGCCAGTTTCAAGCACCAAAATTCCTTGGTTTGGGGGAAGACACAGAGAGGACATGAGGCTCTAGGCAGGGggtttatttccatttctccaTCTCGTGCTCAGCAGAAGCAAAACCCTTCACTCTGAACCTGCAGCAGGCACCCAGCCCATGCCATCCCTACCTGGGCCAAGCTCCTAACACTGCTTTTCCTCACCCCAAGCCCTTACCCGTGCCGGGCAGCTTGTCTACAGCCGTAGCTGAGTTATTTCTACCCGATTTGCCAGCTGTCCTGAGGGCACAGGAGGATCAGAGGAATGTCATCTCTTAAACAACCCGAGGCTTGTGTTCCCACGGACTCATGCAATCAAATTAAAGGCAGCAAGTTTATCAACGTTTCCTCCAAGTGCCTTGGGGATAACAAGTTTAGCAGAAGCTATTTAGGAGGAGAACAGGATGTCAGAGGTAAAGAACAAGCTCCTTAATGCACCTGTGCTTCCTGAGCAGGTCCCAGCCACCATCCTGGGCAATGCCAGCAGCCCCGGGCTGCACAGAAAATATGAGAGATGCCCAAATCCCCCCTGCTAATTTCCCTATAGAAAAAGCTGGGTAATGGCTAACGCCGGTCTCGCGAAGCCAAAGCCTCTTTGAGGAAGCGGAGTGTTTTCTGAGGTTTCTCGGTATCG
This sequence is a window from Cygnus olor isolate bCygOlo1 chromosome 6, bCygOlo1.pri.v2, whole genome shotgun sequence. Protein-coding genes within it:
- the LOC121072227 gene encoding receptor activity-modifying protein 1-like isoform X3, coding for MAPLPRRFLCFVLAHHFIAATACHEAEYGRQIRERCLRPFKLSMEGIGQQLWCDWDETMGTYGELTNCTAAVAENLTCYWPNRLVDEFFVAVHSHYFRNCSPSGRALHDPPNGVLCPFILVPVLVTLLMTALVVWRSKRSEGIV